In Granulicella mallensis MP5ACTX8, the sequence ACGGGTTTACCCGTGCCACAAAAAGCCCATCCCGGCACGCGGCTTTAGCCGCTGAGGGAAGCGCGATAAAATCGCGCACAGTGTCTATCCCGCCACGACCGGTTCACTCAGGAACATTCCTGGTCACCTCTGCGACCTACAATCGCAGGCGCCTGTTTCAGGTCATCGTAAACTGCGATCTTTTCGTTGAAACGCTCCAGCACTATCGACGCGAGATCGACGCGAGGGGCATTATCTTTTGCACGATTTCGTCGTGATGCCAGAACATATCCACCTTTTATTGACGCCACAAAACATCACTCTCGAACGAGCTGTAGGCCTCATCAAAGGCGGCTTTTCACACCGGTTGGGATCGAAGTTTCCAGTATGGCAACGAGGCTTCACGGATCAGAGGGTTCGCGATCGAGAAGGCTTTCTGGCGGCGCGAAGGTACATCCACATGAATCCGGTAGAGGAGCGTATGTGCGAGAACTCCGAAGACTACAAGTGGTCCTCGGCATGGAAGGGCGCGCAGAGGCCTGTAGCGAGCAAATAAAGCCTGGCGCGATGCGCCTTCCCCCAGCGGCTGAAGCCGCGTGCCGTGTCGAGTTTCTGTGGCACGGGTAAACCCGTGCCCTTAACGAAACCAAGGCTGCTAAGGCTCAAGATATTGCCTGAGAGAAAAGTCTTCTACATCAGGCCGTAGTCTGCTCTTCCAACTGCATCGCCAGCTCTTCCCACTCTGCCGTTCGTGCGGCGTGCTGTTCGCGGAGCGTATCGAGCTCCGTGGCAATTGCTCGTGCAGCTTCTGCTGTTGTGAACGCGGCCTGCTGTTGTTCGGCCGCCAGAATGCGGGCCTCGAGGTCGGGAAGTTCGTTCTCGATGGCGGCGACGCGGTCTTCGAGCTGCTTCAACTTAATCGGGTTCAGGCGCTTGACGTTGGTCTTGGGTGTCGCCGTCACGGGTGCCAGCGAGCCTTCGATCTCGTGCGTGCTGGTACTTGTCTCGATTGCTGCACTGCCTGCCTGCTTGACCGGTTTGAACATGCCGGTGGCCGCGTCGATGTGGGAGTTGGTCGCGGTATCCGTGGTGAGTTTGGCCTTGGCCTCGGCGGTGTTCGTGGGGATGCCGCCGCCCTTGCGGAAGAGGTAGTCCTCGTAGTTGCCGGGGTAGATGTGGACGCGACGGTCTTCGACCTCGAAGACACGCGTGGCCAGGCCGTCGATAAAGTAGCGGTCATGCGAGACGAAGATGACCGTGCCGCTGAACTCGCGGATCGCGTCCAGCAAAACATCCTTGGCGCGGAGGTCGAGATGGTTCGTCGGCTCGTCGAGCAGCAGGAAGTTCGCGGGTGAGACGAGCATCTTGGCCATCGCGTAGCGGTTGCGCTCTCCGCCGGAGAGCACGCCCAGCTTCTTGAAGACATCGTCGCCGGTGAACATGAAGCAGCCCAGCAGTGAGCGCAGCGTGACAACATCTACGCGTGGGTTGGAGCCGGTGATGTCGTCGAGCATCTCGGCGTTGCCGTCGAGTACTTTGTACTGGTCCTGCGCGAAGTAGTCGGCCAGAACGTTGTGGCCGAGTTTGAGTGTCCCGCTGGTGGGATCTTCCAACCCGGAGAGCATGCGGATCATCGTCGATTTACCCGCGCCGTTCGCGCCGACGAGTGCGATGCGGTCGCCGCGTTCGATGGTGAAGCTCACATTGTCGAGCACACGCTTTTCGCCGTAGTGCTTGGTCAGATTGGTGACCTCGATCACGGTGCGTCCGCTGGCGGGCGGCTGCGGGAACTTGAAGTGGATCGTCGCCTCTTCTTCCGGCACTTCGATGCGCTCGATCTTCTCCAGCTCCTTGATGCGCGACTGCACCTGCTTGGCCTTGGTGGCCTGAGCGCGGAAGCGGTTGATGAAGGCTTCGAGGGCTTCGATGCGGTCGCGTTGGTTCTTGTACGCGGCCATGATCTGCGCGCGGCGCTCTTCCTTCAGCGTCAGGTACTTCTCGTAGTTGCCGTGGTACACGTGCATCCGCTTGTTCCAGACTTCGACGATCTTGTTCACCGTGACGTCGAGGAAGTAGCGGTCATGCGAGATCAGAATGAAGGCGTTCTCGTAGTTGTGCAGGTAGTCTTCGAGCCAGTTGCGCGATTCGAGATCGAGATGGTTCGTCGGCTCGTCGAGCAGTAGCAGCGAAGGCTTCTGCAGCAGCAGCTTGGCCAGCGCGATGCGCATCTGCCAACCGCCGGAGAACTCTTCCGTCCGGCGCTGCCAGTCTTCCTTCGAGAAGCCCAGGCCGCCGAGCACCGCGCCTACCTGCGCGTCCAGCGTGTAGATGTCGTGTACGTGGAGATGGTCGGCGATCTCGGAGTAGCGGTCGGCCGCAGCGGCGTACTCGCGTGACTTGGGGTCGGCATCGGAGAGGATGTGCGTCAGCGCTTCGGACTCCTTCTCCATGTCGCGGAGCTCGTCGAAGACCGACAGGCACTCCTCGAAGACCGAGCGGCCGGAGAGTGCGAGACCATCCTGCGGCAGGTAACCGAGCGTCATCCCCCGGACATGGGTGCGCTGGCCGTAGTCGAGCGACTCCATGCCGGAGAGGATCTTGAGCAGCGTGGATTTGCCCGTGCCGTTGCCACCGACCAGGCCGGTGCGCTCATTGGGGGTAATGAGCCAGTTGACGTCTTCAAAGAGGAGTTTTTGGCCGAATCGTTTTCCGGCGCCGGAGAGTTGGAGCATCGATTTCTATTTTCTCATTACTGCTTTCTCATCCTTGCGCTTTTGCCTTTGCCTTTGTTCTTGCCTTTGCTTTTCTGGTTGTCATTCCGAGCGCAGCGAGCGAACCTGCTTCCTCCCGCTCTTTGTTCATATCTCCCAGAAGATACGCGCCAGAGCCGGAGCTTGGTTTGGGCTCACTCATGTCGCTTGTGGTAGCACTGGCAAAAAACGGGAGAAAGCAGGTTCGCTCGCTGCGCTCGGAA encodes:
- a CDS encoding transposase gives rise to the protein MHDFVVMPEHIHLLLTPQNITLERAVGLIKGGFSHRLGSKFPVWQRGFTDQRVRDREGFLAARRYIHMNPVEERMCENSEDYKWSSAWKGAQRPVASK
- a CDS encoding ABC-F family ATP-binding cassette domain-containing protein, which produces MLQLSGAGKRFGQKLLFEDVNWLITPNERTGLVGGNGTGKSTLLKILSGMESLDYGQRTHVRGMTLGYLPQDGLALSGRSVFEECLSVFDELRDMEKESEALTHILSDADPKSREYAAAADRYSEIADHLHVHDIYTLDAQVGAVLGGLGFSKEDWQRRTEEFSGGWQMRIALAKLLLQKPSLLLLDEPTNHLDLESRNWLEDYLHNYENAFILISHDRYFLDVTVNKIVEVWNKRMHVYHGNYEKYLTLKEERRAQIMAAYKNQRDRIEALEAFINRFRAQATKAKQVQSRIKELEKIERIEVPEEEATIHFKFPQPPASGRTVIEVTNLTKHYGEKRVLDNVSFTIERGDRIALVGANGAGKSTMIRMLSGLEDPTSGTLKLGHNVLADYFAQDQYKVLDGNAEMLDDITGSNPRVDVVTLRSLLGCFMFTGDDVFKKLGVLSGGERNRYAMAKMLVSPANFLLLDEPTNHLDLRAKDVLLDAIREFSGTVIFVSHDRYFIDGLATRVFEVEDRRVHIYPGNYEDYLFRKGGGIPTNTAEAKAKLTTDTATNSHIDAATGMFKPVKQAGSAAIETSTSTHEIEGSLAPVTATPKTNVKRLNPIKLKQLEDRVAAIENELPDLEARILAAEQQQAAFTTAEAARAIATELDTLREQHAARTAEWEELAMQLEEQTTA